From a region of the Syngnathus scovelli strain Florida chromosome 19, RoL_Ssco_1.2, whole genome shotgun sequence genome:
- the LOC125987030 gene encoding processed variable antigen-like isoform X2: protein MFPRCVTPLPTVLPTLLPLVTLAVLSLSAPLALPDKSAALLAPLDGKATRQAVTTLPAATESGDTSNSPDGDDSQGQAQAQPNDEDLNRMDREGASDAPDSGSAVSPSAGSGRNPFLTDGAAEGPAVSVTESKESAESAGSIKSHGSTESSESVDIQESVESAESPDIQESAESAETSESVDIQESAESSESADLQESAESAESVTMQRSTESSKSVVLQESAESHKSAESAESVASLESAESSESAESAKFAESAESTESFESAESPESADSAEPKESPQLTESRESTELLYSVKFSQLEMESSSEAGKDSEKKTSNDSEPGDTIDDGGNGLDPMAAFDLEDGDAMEEEIREEDETSSKDDKGSDANVGTADAELGVDDIKAEHNDQDPKESYQIFDSTEATLVEKSDATPSHLRE from the exons ATGTTCCCACG GTGCGTCACACCGCTTCCGACAGTGCTCCCGACACTGCTCCCGCTGGTAACTCTTGCCGTGCTGAGCCTGTCTGCTCCACTTGCACTTCCTG ACAAAAGTGCGGCGCTGCTCGCTCCCCTTGATG GAAAAGCGACAAGACAAGCGGTGACGACACTGCCAG CTGCCACCGAGTCCGGCGACACATCTAATTCTCCAG ATGGCGATGACTCCCAAGGACAAGCCCAAG CACAACCAAACGATGAGGATCTTAATCGAATGGACCGTGAAG GTGCATCTGATGCTCCGGATTCAGGTAGCGCTGTGTCTCCTTCAGCTGGGTCAGGCAGAAATCCATTCTTGACGG ATGGAGCTGCTGAAGGCCCTGCCGTGTCAGTTACAGAAAGCAAAG AGTCTGCCGAATCTGCAGGTTCCATAAAATCACACGGGTCCACAGAGTCATCAGAGTCTGTGGATATACAAGAGTCCGTAGAGTCAGCAGAGTCTCCGGATATACAAGAGTCCGCAGAGTCCGCAGAGACATCAGAGTCTGTGGATATACAAGAGTCTGCAGAGTCATCAGAGTCAGCGGATCTACAAGAGTCCGCAGAGTCAGCAGAGTCTGTGACGATGCAAAGGTCCACAGAGTCATCAAAGTCTGTGGTTCTGCAAGAGTCCGCAGAATCACACAAGTCTGCAGAATCAGCAGAGTCTGTGGCATCACTAGAATCTGCTGAATCATCAGAGTCAGCTGAATCAGCTAAGTTTGCAGAGTCAGCTGAGTCAACAGAATCATTCGAGTCTGCGGAGTCGCCAGAGTCTGCTGATTCAGCAGAGCCCAAGGAATCACCACAATTAACAGAGTCCCGAGAGTCGACGGAATTGCTCTACTCTGTGAAATTCTCCCAATTGGAAATGG AGTCAAGTTCAGAGGCGGGCAAGGACAGTGAAAAGAAGACGAGCAATGATTCTGAGCCAGGGGACACTATTGATGATGGCGGCAATGGGCTTGACCCGATGGCTGCATTCGACTTGGAGGACGGAG ACGCGATGGAGGAGGAGATCAGAGAGGAAGATGAAACCTCTTCCAAGGATGACAAGGGATCTGATGCAAATGTTGGCACGGCGGATGCTGAGCTTGGCGTGGACGACATCAAGGCGGAGCATAATGATCAAGACCCCAAAGAgagctaccaaatctttgactcCACTGAGG CAACTCTTGTCGAGAAGTCGGACGCGACGCCCTCCCACCTCAGG GAGTGA
- the LOC125987030 gene encoding dentin sialophosphoprotein-like isoform X1, translating to MFPRCVTPLPTVLPTLLPLVTLAVLSLSAPLALPDKSAALLAPLDGKATRQAVTTLPAATESGDTSNSPDGDDSQGQAQAQPNDEDLNRMDREGASDAPDSDCLGNFQELLPSALWKKPSQTYGAAEGPAVSVTESKESAESAGSIKSHGSTESSESVDIQESVESAESPDIQESAESAETSESVDIQESAESSESADLQESAESAESVTMQRSTESSKSVVLQESAESHKSAESAESVASLESAESSESAESAKFAESAESTESFESAESPESADSAEPKESPQLTESRESTELLYSVKFSQLEMESSSEAGKDSEKKTSNDSEPGDTIDDGGNGLDPMAAFDLEDGDAMEEEIREEDETSSKDDKGSDANVGTADAELGVDDIKAEHNDQDPKESYQIFDSTEATLVEKSDATPSHLRE from the exons ATGTTCCCACG GTGCGTCACACCGCTTCCGACAGTGCTCCCGACACTGCTCCCGCTGGTAACTCTTGCCGTGCTGAGCCTGTCTGCTCCACTTGCACTTCCTG ACAAAAGTGCGGCGCTGCTCGCTCCCCTTGATG GAAAAGCGACAAGACAAGCGGTGACGACACTGCCAG CTGCCACCGAGTCCGGCGACACATCTAATTCTCCAG ATGGCGATGACTCCCAAGGACAAGCCCAAG CACAACCAAACGATGAGGATCTTAATCGAATGGACCGTGAAG GTGCATCTGATGCTCCGGATTCAG ACTGCTTGGGCAACTTCCAAGAACTTTTACCAAGTGCCCTTTGGAAAAAGCCTAGCCAAACGT ATGGAGCTGCTGAAGGCCCTGCCGTGTCAGTTACAGAAAGCAAAG AGTCTGCCGAATCTGCAGGTTCCATAAAATCACACGGGTCCACAGAGTCATCAGAGTCTGTGGATATACAAGAGTCCGTAGAGTCAGCAGAGTCTCCGGATATACAAGAGTCCGCAGAGTCCGCAGAGACATCAGAGTCTGTGGATATACAAGAGTCTGCAGAGTCATCAGAGTCAGCGGATCTACAAGAGTCCGCAGAGTCAGCAGAGTCTGTGACGATGCAAAGGTCCACAGAGTCATCAAAGTCTGTGGTTCTGCAAGAGTCCGCAGAATCACACAAGTCTGCAGAATCAGCAGAGTCTGTGGCATCACTAGAATCTGCTGAATCATCAGAGTCAGCTGAATCAGCTAAGTTTGCAGAGTCAGCTGAGTCAACAGAATCATTCGAGTCTGCGGAGTCGCCAGAGTCTGCTGATTCAGCAGAGCCCAAGGAATCACCACAATTAACAGAGTCCCGAGAGTCGACGGAATTGCTCTACTCTGTGAAATTCTCCCAATTGGAAATGG AGTCAAGTTCAGAGGCGGGCAAGGACAGTGAAAAGAAGACGAGCAATGATTCTGAGCCAGGGGACACTATTGATGATGGCGGCAATGGGCTTGACCCGATGGCTGCATTCGACTTGGAGGACGGAG ACGCGATGGAGGAGGAGATCAGAGAGGAAGATGAAACCTCTTCCAAGGATGACAAGGGATCTGATGCAAATGTTGGCACGGCGGATGCTGAGCTTGGCGTGGACGACATCAAGGCGGAGCATAATGATCAAGACCCCAAAGAgagctaccaaatctttgactcCACTGAGG CAACTCTTGTCGAGAAGTCGGACGCGACGCCCTCCCACCTCAGG GAGTGA
- the LOC125987030 gene encoding processed variable antigen-like isoform X3 gives MFPRCVTPLPTVLPTLLPLVTLAVLSLSAPLALPDKSAALLAPLDGKATRQAVTTLPAATESGDTSNSPDGDDSQGQAQAQPNDEDLNRMDREGASDAPDSDGAAEGPAVSVTESKESAESAGSIKSHGSTESSESVDIQESVESAESPDIQESAESAETSESVDIQESAESSESADLQESAESAESVTMQRSTESSKSVVLQESAESHKSAESAESVASLESAESSESAESAKFAESAESTESFESAESPESADSAEPKESPQLTESRESTELLYSVKFSQLEMESSSEAGKDSEKKTSNDSEPGDTIDDGGNGLDPMAAFDLEDGDAMEEEIREEDETSSKDDKGSDANVGTADAELGVDDIKAEHNDQDPKESYQIFDSTEATLVEKSDATPSHLRE, from the exons ATGTTCCCACG GTGCGTCACACCGCTTCCGACAGTGCTCCCGACACTGCTCCCGCTGGTAACTCTTGCCGTGCTGAGCCTGTCTGCTCCACTTGCACTTCCTG ACAAAAGTGCGGCGCTGCTCGCTCCCCTTGATG GAAAAGCGACAAGACAAGCGGTGACGACACTGCCAG CTGCCACCGAGTCCGGCGACACATCTAATTCTCCAG ATGGCGATGACTCCCAAGGACAAGCCCAAG CACAACCAAACGATGAGGATCTTAATCGAATGGACCGTGAAG GTGCATCTGATGCTCCGGATTCAG ATGGAGCTGCTGAAGGCCCTGCCGTGTCAGTTACAGAAAGCAAAG AGTCTGCCGAATCTGCAGGTTCCATAAAATCACACGGGTCCACAGAGTCATCAGAGTCTGTGGATATACAAGAGTCCGTAGAGTCAGCAGAGTCTCCGGATATACAAGAGTCCGCAGAGTCCGCAGAGACATCAGAGTCTGTGGATATACAAGAGTCTGCAGAGTCATCAGAGTCAGCGGATCTACAAGAGTCCGCAGAGTCAGCAGAGTCTGTGACGATGCAAAGGTCCACAGAGTCATCAAAGTCTGTGGTTCTGCAAGAGTCCGCAGAATCACACAAGTCTGCAGAATCAGCAGAGTCTGTGGCATCACTAGAATCTGCTGAATCATCAGAGTCAGCTGAATCAGCTAAGTTTGCAGAGTCAGCTGAGTCAACAGAATCATTCGAGTCTGCGGAGTCGCCAGAGTCTGCTGATTCAGCAGAGCCCAAGGAATCACCACAATTAACAGAGTCCCGAGAGTCGACGGAATTGCTCTACTCTGTGAAATTCTCCCAATTGGAAATGG AGTCAAGTTCAGAGGCGGGCAAGGACAGTGAAAAGAAGACGAGCAATGATTCTGAGCCAGGGGACACTATTGATGATGGCGGCAATGGGCTTGACCCGATGGCTGCATTCGACTTGGAGGACGGAG ACGCGATGGAGGAGGAGATCAGAGAGGAAGATGAAACCTCTTCCAAGGATGACAAGGGATCTGATGCAAATGTTGGCACGGCGGATGCTGAGCTTGGCGTGGACGACATCAAGGCGGAGCATAATGATCAAGACCCCAAAGAgagctaccaaatctttgactcCACTGAGG CAACTCTTGTCGAGAAGTCGGACGCGACGCCCTCCCACCTCAGG GAGTGA